A region of the Candidatus Poribacteria bacterium genome:
TGTCGGTGACGGCACCCATGCCGTTGTCGCACCCGCCAAGGGGTGATTCATCTTCGTTTCGACCATTTCTGCCATCTGGTCAGGTTTCGTCCACATCCCCTTCCCAATCTGTGCAGTGCCGAGTAAAGCGGTTTCAATCCCGATATCGACGTTCCAATCCTCATAGGCAAGCATCCACGGCTCGTCGCGGATCTCCATCTTCGGAATCACGGGTCCCGCTTCCATGCTCGTATGGATTTCATCGCCAGTCCTATCCAAAAATCCGGTGTTAATAAAGACGAGGCGTTCCTGTGCGATTCGGATCGCTTCCTTGAGATTGACGGTCGTCCGGCGTTCCTCATCCATAATCCCAATCTTAATGGTATTCGTCGGGAGTCCAAGTGCCGATTCAATCCACTCAAACATCCGAATCGTCATATCCACCTCTTCCGGTCCGTGGAACTTCGGTTTGACGATGTAGATACTCCGGGTTTTACTATTGGTGACGGGACCGTTGCCCTGCAGGTCATGTATCGCGGCGAAACTCGTTACCATGGCATCCAGAATGCCTTCCGGGACTTCTTCACCCGCTGCCGTCGTGACGGCATCCGTGTACATGTGGAGTCCAACGTTCCGAATCAGGAGAAGACTTCTGCCTGGGACCGTCAATGTGCCTCCGTCGGGTGCGGTAAACGTCTTATCGGGTGCGAGGCGACGGGTCAGCATTTCGCCGTTTTTCTCGAATGTCGTCTCCAGCGCCCCCTTCATGATGCCGTTCCAATTCCGATAGACGCGCACCTTGTCTGCTGCATCCACTGCCGCGACGGAATCCTCACAATCCTGAATCGTCGTAATTGCCGACTCCAGGATAACATCAACAACCCCCGCAGGATGCGCCTTTCCAACGGGATGCTCTCGGTCTATCTGTATTTCGATGTGCAACCCGTGGTTTCGCAGGAGAATAACACGCAGTTCGCCATCGGTTTGCGTAAACCCTACAAACTTGGTCGGATCGGCTAAGCCGACCTCGCTGCCATCACTGAGGGTTGCCCGTAACTGTTGCTCGTTATGAACGGTTTTTAAGGAAAATTCCGTAACGTCAGAGAAACTCCCAGTTTCAAGTCCGGTCATTTCATCTAAAAACGTTTCGGCATACGCAATGACTTTCGCCCCTCGGATCGGGTTATAGGTCGTCCCCCGTGTCGCACCGTCCGATTCATCAATGACATCAGTGCCGTAAAGGGCATCGTAGAGACTTCCCCAACGTGCGTTCGCGGCGTTTAGGGCATAGCGGGCGTTATCGGTCGGCACAACCAATTGCGGACCTGAGATGAGCGAAATCTCTATGTCAACGTCTTCGGTAATTACAGTAAAATCCCGTCCTTCGGGAAGCAGATAGCCGATGTCGGTCAGGAACGCCGAATACGCCTCACTGTCCAAGGGTTCATCTTTACGCGCCAGATGCCACGCGTCAATCTGCCCTTGGAGCGTATCCCGTTTCTCCAAGAGCGTCTTGTTTTCTGGTGCGAACGCCGCAACGATGTCACCGAACGCTTTCCAGAAGGCATCCGCCTCTACTCCCGTGCCGGGTGCGATCTCATCTCTCACCAATGCGTACAAATCTTCATCTATCCTGAGATTACCGATTTCAATCCGGTTTCCCATACTCTTTTCTCCATTCCAAGGTGCTGTTAAGGTGTTGGATCTCGGTGAGCCGATGCTTCGTTGCACCGACAACAAATTCTCGCCTCAATTGTTAATTATCATAGCAACACATCTATAGCCTGTCAATTGTTTTTTTAGATTTTTAGAAATATTCACAAGAAAACAAATATGTCGATGCCATTGTCAGGCAACTTGCGAAAATATAGAACTTGTGTTAAGATGTTAAATGAAGTAGAGACTTTACCTTCTCACTGAAGCGAAATATATTACGGACGGTGTGAAAATCACACCGCAGCATGACTTGCAATAATGGGGCACCAACTCCATATCACATCCGACGAAAAGGATGAAGCGGCTGATTAGCGGACGCAGTGCGATCCGACCCCAATCAAGGTATAATCAAAAATATGAAAATTGGAATTATTGGTTGTGGAACCATTAGTAGTGCCTACTTTGAAGGGGCGCGAAAAACGGACATTTTAGAAATCAAAGCCTGTGCTGACCTCCGAATAGAAGCGGCACAGGCGCAAGCCGAAAAATATAACTCCCACGCATGCACCGTCGATGAATTGCTCGCTGATGACGAAGTTGAACTCGTCGTGAATCTCACGATTCCGCGGGCACACGTAGATGTCGGTTTGCAAGTCTTGGAGGCAGGTAAACACGTCTATAGCGAAAAACCCCTCGGTGTGGACACCGAGAGCGGGAAGCAACTGATTGACACCGCCGCACAAAAAGGACGCCGCGTTGGCTCGGCACCCGATACCTTCCTCGGCGCGGGTATCCAAACCTCACGATGGACACTGGATGCAGGAAAAATCGGGAGACCCATCGCCGGGACAGCGTTCATGTGCGGACACGGACACGAAAGTTGGCATCCAAACCCCGCTTTCTACTACGATCTCGGCGGCGGTCCAATGTTGGATATGGGTCCTTACTACGTGACGGCACTCGTGAATATCCTGGGTCCCGTCAAGCGCGTCGCCGCGATTACCACAAAAACCTTTGAAGAACGCGTCGCAACGAGTGAAGCCGTGCGTGGTTTGCGTATCCCTGTTAAAATTACGACCCACCTCACGGGCACCCTCGAATTCCAGAACGGCGCGATTATCACAATGATTATGAGTTTCGACATGTGGCGGCACAGTCTCCCGTGCATCGAAATCTACGGTGAAACAGGATCAATGACGGTGCCTGATCCCAACGGATTCAGGGGTCCCGTAAATGTGTGTCCCGCAGGCGGGGAGTGGGAAGAAGAGGACATCCCGTTCCCAAACAACGCCCGGATGATTGGGGTCATTGATATGGTATCTGCAATCGAATCGGGACGTCCGCATCGTGCAAACGGTGCGTTGGCATATCACGTGCTTGAAGTGATGTGTGCCTTCGACAAATCCTCGGAAACCGGCGAACACGTCGTCATCGAAAGCACGACGGAACGCCCGGATCCTGTGCCACTCGGTTTGAACGAATGGGAAATAGATTAAATCGCTCATGGATAGCGGCTCCACACCCTTCGCTGGCGAGGTTTCTTAACCTCCCCTACCGTTACTATATTTTCCCAGGTCCGGTAGGTGCGGTTTCTAACCGCACTGGATAAATCGAATCCACGTTAGATTAAGAGCGTCTGTCTTTACAGATTAATGGTAATGTAGGTCTCCACTCGGAACAGAATCGCTACTGTGCCCCAGAAGGTCGTCACGACGAACTCTCCCAACACGAGACCGAGGAAAAAGGGTGCCGCCCTCCGAAAACCACCGATGCCACCGTGTTTCGTAATAATCCACTTCAAGATGAAACTGACAAGGAGCGAAAACCAGAAGAAATTCATCGTAAAGGTGCTGGTGACGGCGTAACCCGCCGGATGGAACGGCATCCACATCCACCGTCCCCGTAGAAACGCCAAGAGAACCGCCATCACCGTTCCGACACTGATCGCACTCAGCACTGCGGTATCGGGACCCGCAGGTTGGACGAGTCTTCTACCGAGTCGACTGAAGGTCTCTCTGCCCGCCCACGCCGTATAGACCCCGTCCTGATACGAGACATGCAGATATGCCCAGATCGTAGCGATGATGCTGACACCGATAGCGACGATGACCGCCCTCGCGAAGGTCTTGTTTTCGATGTCGGCACGCTCGGCTATCTTCAATCCCTCAAGATGGTGGGGCATCAACAGGCAATCATACGCACGATTGAAAAAGTAGAGATACGCCAACCCTGTCAAGTTACTCGCACCGAGACGTTTCGCGCCGAAAACTGAATACATCATCCTATCGGGACCGGCATAGTGTTGGTCGTGAACGGGGGATCCGAGTTCGGCACGCATCCGTGTAATCCCCGTCGCTAACCCGAAGAACAATCCAAAGAAGGTCGCGATGACCCACAACGACATCCCAAGTTTATAGCAGAAAACAACAAGGAACACCATGCTCAACACCATCCATATCACCGCGGCACGGTAAGAGATGGGTTCGTCCTGATCCTTGAACGTTGCGGGCGTGCCAAACAACCGACGCAG
Encoded here:
- a CDS encoding Gfo/Idh/MocA family oxidoreductase, encoding MKNMKIGIIGCGTISSAYFEGARKTDILEIKACADLRIEAAQAQAEKYNSHACTVDELLADDEVELVVNLTIPRAHVDVGLQVLEAGKHVYSEKPLGVDTESGKQLIDTAAQKGRRVGSAPDTFLGAGIQTSRWTLDAGKIGRPIAGTAFMCGHGHESWHPNPAFYYDLGGGPMLDMGPYYVTALVNILGPVKRVAAITTKTFEERVATSEAVRGLRIPVKITTHLTGTLEFQNGAIITMIMSFDMWRHSLPCIEIYGETGSMTVPDPNGFRGPVNVCPAGGEWEEEDIPFPNNARMIGVIDMVSAIESGRPHRANGALAYHVLEVMCAFDKSSETGEHVVIESTTERPDPVPLGLNEWEID
- a CDS encoding malate synthase G, encoding MGNRIEIGNLRIDEDLYALVRDEIAPGTGVEADAFWKAFGDIVAAFAPENKTLLEKRDTLQGQIDAWHLARKDEPLDSEAYSAFLTDIGYLLPEGRDFTVITEDVDIEISLISGPQLVVPTDNARYALNAANARWGSLYDALYGTDVIDESDGATRGTTYNPIRGAKVIAYAETFLDEMTGLETGSFSDVTEFSLKTVHNEQQLRATLSDGSEVGLADPTKFVGFTQTDGELRVILLRNHGLHIEIQIDREHPVGKAHPAGVVDVILESAITTIQDCEDSVAAVDAADKVRVYRNWNGIMKGALETTFEKNGEMLTRRLAPDKTFTAPDGGTLTVPGRSLLLIRNVGLHMYTDAVTTAAGEEVPEGILDAMVTSFAAIHDLQGNGPVTNSKTRSIYIVKPKFHGPEEVDMTIRMFEWIESALGLPTNTIKIGIMDEERRTTVNLKEAIRIAQERLVFINTGFLDRTGDEIHTSMEAGPVIPKMEIRDEPWMLAYEDWNVDIGIETALLGTAQIGKGMWTKPDQMAEMVETKMNHPLAGATTAWVPSPTAATLHAMHYHRVDVGNWIKELSARQRASLTDLLTPPLLKDRELQPDEIQRELDNNAQGILGYVVRWVDQGIGCSKIPDINNVGLMEDRATLRISSQHIANWLHHGIVTKAQVTETFQRMAKIVDEQNAGDPNYRDMSPNYDRSIAFQAALDLVFKGCELPNGYTEFVLHPRRREVKAGG